The following coding sequences lie in one Polynucleobacter necessarius genomic window:
- a CDS encoding succinate dehydrogenase iron-sulfur subunit has product MSDIRIFEIYRYDPDVDAAPRMQRYELELTGERMLLDALISLKKQDESISYRRSCREGVCGSDAMNINGKNGLACLTNMLTLPKVITLRPLPGLPVVRDLIVDMTLFFKQYLSIKPYLVNDNPPPEKERLQSPEEREELNGLYECILCASCSTSCPSFWWNPDKFVGPAGLLQAYRFIADSRDEETAQRLDNLEDPYRLFRCHTIMNCVDVCPKHLNPTKAIGKIKELMVRRAV; this is encoded by the coding sequence ATGAGTGATATCCGTATATTCGAAATTTACCGCTACGATCCAGATGTCGATGCAGCTCCACGCATGCAGCGTTATGAGTTAGAACTCACTGGCGAGCGTATGTTGTTGGACGCCTTGATTTCTTTGAAGAAACAAGACGAGAGTATTTCTTATCGTCGTTCATGCCGTGAAGGTGTGTGTGGTTCAGATGCCATGAACATCAACGGTAAAAACGGTTTGGCCTGTTTGACTAATATGTTGACTTTGCCTAAGGTCATCACCTTGCGTCCATTGCCTGGATTGCCAGTGGTGCGTGATTTAATTGTTGACATGACTTTGTTCTTTAAACAGTACCTGTCAATCAAGCCTTACTTAGTAAACGACAATCCACCTCCAGAAAAAGAGCGCTTACAGAGCCCTGAAGAGCGTGAAGAGTTGAATGGTTTGTATGAGTGCATCTTGTGTGCTTCCTGCTCAACTTCGTGCCCATCTTTCTGGTGGAATCCAGATAAGTTCGTAGGCCCTGCCGGTTTGTTGCAAGCCTATCGTTTTATTGCAGACAGCCGTGATGAAGAAACTGCTCAGCGTTTAGACAACCTAGAGGATCCATATCGCTTGTTCCGTTGCCACACCATCATGAATTGCGTGGATGTATGTCCTAAGCATCTTAATCCAACCAAGGCAATCGGCAAGATTAAGGAATTGATGGTTCGTAGGGCAGTATGA
- the asd gene encoding aspartate-semialdehyde dehydrogenase — protein MANTKTPLVGLVGWRGMVGSVLMERMLAEKDFNLIEPVFFSTSQTGGEVPLLNGQKVTKSESTLQDANDIKALSRCDIILTCQGGDYTNEIFPKLRAARWNGHWIDAASALRMKEDAVLVLDPVNRSVIDKALASGGKNWIGANCTVSLMMMAMGGLVKADMVEWISAMTYQAASGAGAQNMRELLLQMGALRDSVATELADPSSWILDIDRKVTETLRSADFPKINFRNTALVGSLIPWIDVPVENGQTKEEWKGGAEFNKILGRPAFRTPGSIPIDGLCVRVGAMRCHSQGLTVKLKKDIPLEEIETILANDNQWVKVVPNDRETTERDLSPAAISGTLTVPIGRLHKLAMGPEYLGAFTVGDQLLWGAAEPLRRMLRILLEH, from the coding sequence ATGGCAAATACAAAAACACCTTTAGTAGGTTTAGTTGGCTGGCGCGGTATGGTTGGTAGCGTTCTGATGGAACGGATGCTCGCTGAGAAAGACTTCAACCTGATCGAGCCAGTATTTTTTAGCACTAGCCAGACCGGCGGTGAGGTGCCTTTGCTTAATGGTCAAAAAGTGACTAAGAGCGAGAGCACTTTGCAAGATGCAAATGACATCAAAGCGCTGTCACGTTGCGACATTATTTTGACTTGCCAAGGCGGCGACTACACCAATGAGATTTTTCCAAAGCTGCGAGCCGCGCGATGGAATGGTCATTGGATTGATGCAGCAAGTGCCTTGCGCATGAAAGAGGATGCTGTATTGGTTCTTGACCCGGTCAACCGCTCTGTGATTGATAAAGCTTTGGCATCTGGTGGTAAAAATTGGATTGGTGCCAATTGCACTGTGAGCTTGATGATGATGGCGATGGGTGGTTTGGTGAAGGCCGATATGGTGGAGTGGATTAGTGCCATGACATACCAAGCGGCTTCTGGTGCTGGCGCACAAAATATGCGTGAGCTGCTTTTGCAGATGGGTGCATTGCGTGACAGCGTTGCTACTGAGTTGGCTGATCCATCTTCTTGGATCTTGGATATTGATCGCAAGGTCACTGAAACTTTGCGCTCAGCTGATTTCCCTAAAATCAATTTCCGTAATACCGCTTTGGTTGGTAGCCTGATTCCATGGATTGATGTTCCTGTTGAGAATGGTCAAACCAAAGAAGAGTGGAAGGGTGGCGCCGAGTTCAATAAGATTTTGGGTCGTCCTGCATTCCGCACGCCTGGCAGTATTCCAATTGATGGGTTGTGCGTGCGTGTTGGCGCCATGCGTTGCCACTCACAAGGTTTAACAGTAAAGCTAAAGAAAGACATTCCGCTTGAGGAAATCGAAACTATTTTGGCTAATGACAACCAATGGGTCAAAGTTGTACCAAATGATCGCGAAACAACTGAGCGTGATTTATCACCTGCAGCAATCAGTGGCACTTTGACGGTACCGATTGGACGTTTGCATAAATTGGCGATGGGTCCTGAGTATCTTGGTGCCTTTACTGTCGGCGATCAGTTGTTATGGGGTGCTGCAGAGCCATTGCGTCGCATGCTCCGTATCTTGCTCGAGCACTAA
- the leuC gene encoding 3-isopropylmalate dehydratase large subunit, protein MSRTLYDKLWDDHVVYSEEDGTATIYIDRQLLHEVTSPQAFEGLNLAGRPVWRISANLAVSDHNVPTTDRSHGITDPISKLQVDTLDQNCDAFGITQYKMNDTRQGIVHVIGPEQGATLPGMAVVCGDSHTSTHGAFGALAFGIGTSEVEHVLATQTLLMKKSKNMLVRVDGRLQPGTTAKDIVLAVIGKIGTAGGTGYTIEFAGETMRNLSMEGRMTICNMAIEAGARSGLVAVDETTIEYIQGRPYAPQGPALLQALQYWRTLHSDPDAKFDAVVELRAEEIAPQVTWGTSPEMVLSISDRVPDPEKERDPNKRAAMERALEYMNLNPNTPLSSIAVDKVFIGSCTNSRIEDIRAAAKVVDRIGKKVASSVKLAMVVPGSGLVKAQAEREGLDRIFKAAGFEWREPGCSMCLAMNADRLEPGERCASTSNRNFEGRQGNGGRTHLVSPVMAAAAAIEGHFVDVRKIS, encoded by the coding sequence ATGTCTCGTACGCTTTATGACAAATTGTGGGATGACCACGTTGTTTACTCAGAAGAGGATGGCACAGCCACGATCTATATTGACCGTCAGTTGCTCCATGAGGTAACCAGCCCTCAAGCATTTGAGGGTTTAAATCTGGCCGGCCGTCCCGTCTGGCGTATTTCTGCCAACTTGGCAGTGTCTGATCACAATGTGCCAACGACTGATCGCTCACATGGCATTACTGATCCGATTTCTAAGTTGCAAGTAGACACCTTGGATCAAAACTGTGATGCCTTTGGTATTACGCAATACAAAATGAACGATACCCGACAAGGGATTGTTCATGTCATTGGACCAGAGCAGGGCGCAACCTTGCCAGGGATGGCTGTCGTTTGCGGTGATTCTCATACTAGTACCCATGGCGCTTTTGGTGCTTTGGCTTTTGGAATTGGCACCTCTGAGGTTGAGCACGTTCTTGCGACCCAAACTTTGCTCATGAAAAAGAGCAAAAATATGTTGGTACGAGTCGACGGGCGTTTGCAGCCTGGAACAACTGCAAAAGATATTGTTTTAGCAGTGATCGGTAAGATTGGCACTGCTGGCGGAACAGGTTACACCATTGAGTTTGCGGGCGAAACTATGCGCAACTTGTCAATGGAAGGTCGCATGACCATTTGCAATATGGCGATTGAAGCCGGCGCTCGTTCAGGCTTGGTTGCTGTCGATGAAACCACTATTGAATACATTCAGGGTCGTCCATATGCACCTCAGGGTCCAGCACTCTTACAGGCTTTGCAATATTGGAGAACCTTGCATTCAGATCCAGATGCTAAATTTGATGCGGTTGTCGAATTACGTGCGGAAGAAATCGCACCACAAGTGACCTGGGGAACATCACCAGAAATGGTTCTCTCCATTAGTGACCGGGTTCCTGATCCTGAAAAAGAACGTGATCCAAATAAGCGCGCCGCTATGGAGCGTGCTCTAGAGTATATGAACCTGAATCCCAATACGCCACTCAGCAGTATTGCGGTGGATAAGGTATTTATTGGCTCATGCACGAACAGTCGTATAGAAGATATTCGCGCTGCCGCTAAGGTGGTTGATCGGATTGGTAAAAAAGTAGCCTCGAGTGTGAAATTGGCGATGGTAGTTCCTGGTTCTGGTTTGGTGAAAGCCCAGGCAGAGCGCGAAGGTTTAGATCGCATCTTTAAGGCTGCTGGTTTTGAATGGCGCGAACCGGGATGTTCAATGTGCTTGGCTATGAATGCTGATCGTTTAGAGCCGGGTGAGCGTTGTGCTTCTACTTCTAATCGTAATTTTGAGGGTCGTCAGGGTAATGGCGGTCGTACTCACTTGGTTAGTCCAGTGATGGCGGCTGCTGCTGCAATCGAAGGCCACTTTGTTGATGTTCGTAAGATTTCATAA
- the sdhA gene encoding succinate dehydrogenase flavoprotein subunit: MTAIQKSLPRRRFDAVIVGAGGSGMCASLQLAEAGLNVAVLTKVFPTRSHTVAAQGGIGASLGNMSEDNWHYHFYDTIKGSDWLGDQDVIEFMCREAPKVVYELEHFGMPFDRNPDGTIYQRPFGGHTANYGEKPVQRACAAADRTGHAMLHTLYQRNVRAKTNFFVEWLALDLIRDDEGDVVGVTALEMETGQVYILEAKIVMLATGGAGRIWDASTNAFINTGDGMGLAARAGIPLEDMEFWQFHPTGVAGAGVLLTEGCRGEGGILRNKDGERFMERYAPTLKDLAPRDFVSRSMDQEIKEGRGCGPNGDYVVLDLTHIGADTIMKRLPSVYEIGINFANVDVTKEPIPVVPTIHYQMGGIPTNINGQVVVPGNGKHNEVINSLYAIGECSCVSVHGANRLGTNSLLDLLVFGRAAGNHIVGLNLKNREFKPLPKNAGQQTLERIAKLDNSTSGEYAQDVANDIRKCMQKYAGVFRNQELMDEGVRQMAKLTERAKHLWVKDKSEIFNTARIEALEVANLVETANATMTSAAARKESRGAHSHDDHPHRDDDNWMKHTLWYSEGNRLDYKPVQLKPLTVDSVPPKERTF, translated from the coding sequence ATGACTGCAATTCAAAAATCATTGCCACGCCGCCGTTTTGATGCGGTGATTGTTGGTGCGGGTGGTTCAGGTATGTGTGCTTCATTGCAGTTGGCTGAAGCCGGCTTGAATGTTGCTGTATTAACCAAAGTATTTCCAACACGTTCACATACAGTTGCAGCGCAAGGTGGTATCGGTGCGTCACTGGGCAACATGAGTGAAGACAACTGGCACTATCATTTTTACGACACCATCAAAGGATCTGACTGGTTGGGCGACCAAGATGTGATCGAGTTTATGTGTCGTGAAGCTCCAAAAGTGGTTTATGAGTTAGAGCACTTCGGTATGCCGTTTGACCGTAACCCAGATGGCACGATTTATCAGCGCCCATTCGGTGGGCACACAGCAAACTATGGCGAGAAGCCCGTGCAACGTGCTTGTGCTGCGGCTGACCGTACCGGTCACGCAATGTTACACACCTTATACCAACGGAACGTACGCGCAAAAACCAACTTCTTTGTTGAGTGGTTGGCCTTAGATTTGATTCGTGATGATGAGGGCGATGTCGTTGGTGTAACCGCTCTTGAAATGGAGACTGGTCAGGTTTACATCTTGGAAGCCAAGATTGTGATGTTGGCTACTGGTGGTGCTGGCCGTATTTGGGATGCATCTACTAACGCGTTTATTAATACTGGTGACGGTATGGGCTTGGCTGCACGCGCGGGTATTCCTTTGGAAGATATGGAGTTCTGGCAATTCCACCCAACTGGCGTAGCTGGTGCGGGTGTATTGCTGACAGAAGGTTGCCGTGGTGAAGGCGGCATTCTCCGTAACAAAGATGGTGAGCGTTTCATGGAACGTTATGCGCCAACACTGAAAGATTTGGCTCCACGTGACTTCGTTTCACGCTCTATGGACCAAGAGATCAAAGAAGGACGTGGTTGTGGTCCTAACGGCGACTATGTGGTGCTCGATTTGACCCACATTGGCGCTGACACCATTATGAAGCGTCTGCCTTCTGTATATGAGATTGGTATCAACTTTGCTAACGTTGACGTAACTAAAGAGCCAATTCCAGTTGTGCCAACGATTCATTATCAGATGGGCGGTATTCCCACTAACATCAATGGTCAAGTAGTGGTGCCAGGTAATGGCAAGCACAATGAAGTGATCAACAGCTTATACGCAATTGGCGAGTGCTCTTGTGTGTCAGTACACGGTGCAAACCGCTTGGGTACAAACTCGTTGCTCGACCTCTTGGTGTTCGGTCGTGCTGCAGGTAACCATATCGTTGGTTTGAACCTCAAGAATCGCGAATTCAAACCATTGCCTAAGAATGCTGGTCAGCAAACTCTGGAGCGTATTGCGAAGTTGGATAACTCCACTTCAGGTGAGTACGCACAAGACGTGGCGAACGACATTCGTAAGTGCATGCAGAAATACGCTGGTGTATTCCGCAATCAAGAGTTGATGGACGAAGGCGTTCGTCAAATGGCGAAATTGACTGAGCGTGCAAAACACTTGTGGGTTAAAGATAAATCTGAAATTTTCAATACAGCACGTATTGAAGCTTTGGAAGTGGCTAACTTGGTTGAGACTGCAAATGCAACAATGACTTCTGCCGCAGCTCGTAAAGAAAGTCGCGGCGCTCACTCCCACGATGATCACCCACATCGTGACGATGACAACTGGATGAAGCATACGCTTTGGTACAGCGAAGGCAATCGTTTGGACTACAAGCCAGTCCAATTGAAGCCATTAACTGTTGATTCAGTTCCTCCTAAAGAACGTACTTTCTAA
- a CDS encoding succinate dehydrogenase assembly factor 2: MTLGNSELYRLKSDARRGLLENDLILQRFFGRYGAQLSVEEGKVLSQLLALDDNDLMDLLIGRKEVVAGQEKEMQSDFFKAVLQKLREK; the protein is encoded by the coding sequence ATGACCCTCGGTAATTCAGAGTTATATCGTTTAAAAAGCGATGCCCGTAGAGGATTGCTAGAGAACGATTTAATTCTGCAACGCTTTTTTGGGCGATATGGTGCTCAACTAAGCGTAGAAGAGGGAAAAGTATTAAGTCAACTGTTAGCGCTTGATGACAATGATTTAATGGATTTGTTAATTGGGCGAAAAGAGGTGGTAGCTGGGCAAGAGAAGGAGATGCAGTCTGACTTCTTCAAAGCGGTATTACAAAAGCTGAGAGAGAAGTAA
- the leuB gene encoding 3-isopropylmalate dehydrogenase, translated as MKIAVLPGDGIGPEIVAQAVRVLNALGPQFDLEEAPVGGAAFDVAGHPLPPATLELAKNADAILFGAVGDWKYDTLARELRPEQAILGLRKHLELFANFRPAICYPELTAASSLKPEIIGGLDILIVRELNGDIYFGQPRGIRTSELLLFKGAREGFDTMHYSEPEVERIGRVAFEAARKRGKKVCSVDKANVLETSQLWREVMIRVSKDYPDVELSHMYVDNAAMQLVKAPKAFDVVVTGNLFGDILSDEAAMLTGSIGMLPSASLDKNNKGLYEPSHGSAPDIAGQGIANPLATILSAAMMLRYSLGMPNEADRIEKAVQKVLAQGLRTADIYTEGTKKVSTVEMGDAVVTALQ; from the coding sequence ATGAAAATTGCAGTTCTCCCGGGCGATGGGATCGGCCCGGAAATCGTTGCTCAAGCCGTTCGCGTACTCAATGCGCTTGGCCCTCAGTTTGATTTAGAGGAGGCACCCGTTGGCGGGGCTGCTTTTGATGTCGCGGGACATCCATTGCCGCCGGCTACATTAGAGCTTGCTAAAAATGCGGATGCCATTTTATTTGGCGCAGTAGGGGATTGGAAATACGATACGCTTGCGCGTGAGCTGCGTCCAGAACAAGCAATTTTGGGATTGCGCAAACACTTAGAGTTGTTTGCTAACTTTAGACCAGCGATTTGCTATCCAGAACTCACTGCAGCATCGAGCTTAAAGCCAGAAATTATTGGTGGCTTGGATATTCTCATTGTGCGTGAGCTCAATGGTGATATTTATTTTGGTCAACCACGTGGTATTCGAACATCTGAGTTGCTTTTATTCAAAGGTGCGCGTGAAGGCTTTGACACCATGCACTATAGCGAGCCCGAAGTAGAACGCATTGGTCGAGTGGCATTTGAGGCGGCACGCAAGCGTGGCAAGAAAGTATGCAGCGTTGATAAGGCCAATGTTCTCGAGACTTCACAGTTGTGGCGTGAAGTCATGATTCGTGTTTCTAAAGATTACCCAGATGTTGAGTTATCCCATATGTATGTCGATAATGCTGCCATGCAACTAGTCAAGGCGCCTAAGGCATTTGATGTCGTGGTAACTGGTAACTTGTTCGGCGATATTTTGTCTGATGAAGCGGCGATGCTTACGGGGTCAATCGGAATGTTGCCTTCAGCATCTTTAGATAAGAACAATAAAGGCTTGTATGAGCCAAGTCATGGTTCTGCTCCTGACATCGCTGGCCAGGGCATCGCAAATCCTTTGGCAACTATTTTATCGGCCGCAATGATGCTGCGTTATTCCTTAGGAATGCCTAATGAAGCAGATCGAATTGAGAAAGCGGTTCAAAAAGTATTGGCGCAAGGATTACGTACTGCCGATATCTACACCGAAGGCACTAAAAAAGTGTCTACAGTAGAGATGGGTGATGCGGTAGTAACGGCATTGCAATAA
- the sdhC gene encoding succinate dehydrogenase, cytochrome b556 subunit yields MVDAQQNVKKDRPVYRNIGLAQLVKYRLPWAGKVSILHRISGAVLFLLLPFILYLFDQSIASEVSYQKFQAFTSGVLVKVVCLGLIWCFLHHFCAGIRYLLLDLEIGVEKSESNRSAIIVLVVGIALTAVVGLKLFGLY; encoded by the coding sequence ATGGTTGATGCACAGCAAAACGTAAAAAAAGATAGACCGGTTTACCGAAATATTGGTCTTGCCCAGTTGGTCAAATACCGACTTCCTTGGGCCGGTAAAGTTTCCATTCTTCACCGTATCAGCGGAGCAGTACTGTTTCTCTTATTGCCATTCATTTTGTATCTCTTTGATCAAAGCATTGCTTCTGAAGTGAGTTACCAAAAATTCCAGGCATTCACCAGTGGCGTCCTAGTAAAAGTGGTTTGCCTAGGCTTGATCTGGTGTTTCTTGCACCATTTCTGTGCTGGTATCCGCTACCTCTTGCTCGATTTAGAAATCGGAGTAGAGAAGTCAGAGTCCAATCGTTCAGCCATCATTGTGTTGGTTGTTGGAATTGCCCTGACTGCAGTAGTAGGTCTTAAATTATTCGGCTTGTACTAA
- a CDS encoding FimV/HubP family polar landmark protein, producing the protein MLRSTQLRFSKALFLFCCGWVCSAWAVSLGSPQLQSRPGEPLRVEIPIRVALEEQSALESLKVTLPGKGVYERAGASQKIIDLNPQAMVYRNRQEQLMVLVETVNSVPMTDDPFLDVLVNLTWSSGSITKTFTLLIGDAQKVLVKPGQTLSEIAALMAPQFEGASLDQTIMALYKANPDAFASGSINRLAAGAELTKPSQALLRSISPAEANQFVAQANEEWRTEQNSKDGESASKASNPKSAKATPTDRLKIGSSAEGNEQERRYTEDLVAQEKELEQAKARVAQLEKNIADLQHLLDQSKEKKSLDQNFGLGGFGPAVLAIGLIALTGLLLWGLARNARRSELPTFSKESAAVPSHPPITAASGQFAMPERAKALFAGIDLDLSKPAKEVPSNLAPLMPPAKVVSDPLADTLRVKLNLARAYITIEDFVAAKRSLEEVLRVSNTVDPTITIEAQGLLSEISHRQV; encoded by the coding sequence ATGTTGCGATCTACCCAACTTCGCTTTTCCAAAGCGCTTTTCCTGTTTTGCTGCGGTTGGGTATGTTCTGCTTGGGCAGTTTCTTTAGGTTCTCCCCAATTACAGTCACGTCCAGGTGAGCCACTGCGGGTTGAGATTCCGATTCGGGTTGCACTAGAAGAACAAAGTGCTCTTGAGTCCTTAAAAGTCACCTTGCCTGGTAAGGGTGTCTATGAGCGTGCTGGTGCCTCACAAAAAATCATCGACCTCAATCCACAAGCGATGGTGTATCGCAATCGCCAAGAGCAATTGATGGTTTTGGTGGAGACTGTAAATTCAGTGCCAATGACAGATGATCCATTTTTGGATGTGCTGGTCAATCTCACTTGGTCAAGTGGAAGTATTACCAAAACCTTTACTTTATTAATTGGTGATGCTCAAAAAGTATTGGTTAAACCTGGTCAAACATTGTCTGAGATTGCTGCGTTGATGGCTCCGCAATTCGAGGGGGCAAGCTTAGATCAAACGATCATGGCTTTATACAAAGCCAACCCAGATGCTTTTGCTAGCGGCAGCATCAATCGTCTGGCTGCTGGTGCTGAGTTAACTAAACCTAGTCAAGCATTGTTGCGATCGATCAGTCCTGCAGAAGCCAATCAGTTTGTTGCTCAGGCAAATGAAGAGTGGCGAACAGAGCAAAACAGTAAAGATGGTGAAAGTGCTAGCAAAGCTAGTAATCCAAAGTCTGCCAAAGCCACACCTACGGATCGCTTAAAGATTGGCTCGAGCGCAGAAGGAAATGAGCAGGAGCGTCGTTACACTGAAGACTTGGTAGCGCAAGAAAAAGAGCTTGAACAAGCCAAGGCGCGAGTTGCGCAATTGGAAAAGAATATTGCCGACTTACAGCACTTGCTAGATCAATCTAAAGAGAAAAAATCGCTGGATCAAAATTTTGGATTGGGTGGATTTGGTCCAGCAGTATTGGCGATCGGTTTAATTGCACTAACAGGCCTACTTTTGTGGGGCTTAGCTCGCAATGCAAGGCGTTCTGAATTGCCAACATTCTCAAAAGAGTCTGCCGCTGTACCAAGTCACCCTCCGATAACTGCTGCATCTGGGCAGTTTGCTATGCCAGAGCGCGCCAAAGCACTCTTCGCAGGAATTGATCTCGATTTAAGTAAGCCTGCCAAGGAAGTGCCATCAAATCTTGCGCCATTGATGCCTCCCGCAAAAGTGGTGTCTGATCCTCTGGCCGATACCTTACGTGTGAAACTCAATTTAGCCCGTGCCTATATCACCATAGAAGATTTTGTAGCTGCTAAGAGATCTTTAGAAGAAGTATTGCGAGTCAGCAACACAGTGGATCCGACAATTACCATCGAAGCTCAGGGCTTGTTGTCAGAGATCTCACATCGTCAGGTTTAG
- the sdhD gene encoding succinate dehydrogenase, hydrophobic membrane anchor protein gives MPIYQIGPKRLVVGAHYGLKEWIIQRITAIVMVVFTVVLLVDYCITGSATYEGWSGLFSNQFMKLLTLLTLFSLFYHAWIGVRDIWMDYIKPVSIRLTLQVLTVLYLVACVAYAVQILWKV, from the coding sequence ATGCCTATTTATCAAATCGGACCAAAGCGCTTAGTGGTAGGCGCTCATTACGGTCTCAAAGAGTGGATTATTCAGCGTATTACCGCGATTGTGATGGTGGTATTTACTGTTGTTCTTTTGGTTGACTATTGTATTACTGGTAGCGCCACCTATGAAGGTTGGTCTGGCTTGTTTAGTAACCAGTTCATGAAGCTGTTAACCCTTCTGACCTTATTTAGTTTGTTTTATCACGCCTGGATTGGTGTGCGTGACATCTGGATGGATTACATCAAGCCCGTCAGCATTCGTTTGACACTGCAGGTGTTAACAGTTCTGTATCTCGTAGCCTGTGTGGCCTATGCCGTGCAAATTTTGTGGAAAGTGTAA
- the leuD gene encoding 3-isopropylmalate dehydratase small subunit, with the protein MEKFTVYKGLVAPLNRENVDTDAIIPKQFLKSIKKSGFGQNLFDEWRYLDHGEPGQDCSTRPLNPDFVLNQPRYQGAGILLARKNFGCGSSREHAPWALDQFGFRAVIAPSFADIFYNNCFKNGVLPIVLTEVQVDHLFNETNAFNGYQLTIDLDAQQVIAPDGTAYSFDVAPFRKYCLLNGLDDIGLTLRHADKIKAYEAERILKMPWLATQLP; encoded by the coding sequence ATGGAAAAATTTACGGTATACAAAGGTTTAGTTGCTCCGCTTAATCGCGAGAACGTAGATACCGACGCCATTATTCCGAAGCAGTTTTTAAAGTCCATTAAGAAATCCGGTTTCGGTCAGAATTTGTTTGATGAGTGGCGCTATTTGGATCATGGTGAGCCTGGACAAGACTGCAGCACTCGACCACTCAACCCTGACTTTGTATTAAATCAGCCGCGCTACCAAGGAGCAGGCATTTTGTTGGCACGCAAGAACTTTGGTTGCGGCAGCTCCCGCGAACACGCTCCATGGGCTTTGGATCAGTTTGGCTTTAGAGCTGTGATTGCCCCTAGTTTTGCTGATATCTTTTATAACAATTGCTTCAAAAATGGCGTTTTGCCAATTGTTTTGACAGAAGTTCAGGTGGATCATCTTTTTAATGAAACCAATGCGTTTAATGGCTATCAGTTAACCATTGACCTAGATGCCCAGCAAGTTATTGCCCCTGATGGGACTGCCTATAGCTTCGATGTAGCTCCTTTTAGGAAGTATTGCCTCCTCAATGGCCTAGACGATATTGGGCTAACTTTGCGTCATGCAGATAAAATTAAGGCTTATGAAGCCGAGCGCATCCTCAAAATGCCTTGGCTTGCGACACAGTTGCCGTAA
- the gltA gene encoding citrate synthase — MIESDIKAKLSFSDGTPDIDLPIYKGTVGPDVIDIRKLYGQTGKFTYDSGFLSTASCNSKITYIDGDKGELLYRGYPIEDLAANCDFLEVCYLLINGELPNATEKKAFDEMVMHHTMVHDQMQFFLRGFRRDAHPMAVLTGLVGGMAAFYHDEIDYSDPRAREVAQIRLIAKMPTLVAMAYKYSVGQPFIYPDNSLSYTANFMRMMFATPCEEYKVNPVLVRALDRIFILHADHEQNASTSTVRLCGSSGTNPFAAISAGIACLWGPAHGGANEACLQMLNEIQAQGGVDKIHEFIAQVKDKNSSVRLMGFGHRVYKNFDPRAKLMRETCYEVLNELGLQDDPLFKLAMTLEKIALEDDYFVSRKLYPNVDFYSGIVQRALGIPTEMFTCIFALARTVGWIAQWEEMITDPEYKIGRPRQLYVGETSRKVPNITVRK; from the coding sequence ATGATTGAATCGGACATCAAAGCAAAACTCTCGTTTTCGGATGGCACCCCAGATATTGATTTGCCAATTTACAAAGGGACAGTAGGCCCTGACGTAATCGACATTCGTAAGCTCTATGGTCAGACGGGTAAGTTCACTTACGATTCCGGCTTCCTTTCTACTGCCTCATGCAACAGCAAAATCACTTATATCGATGGCGATAAAGGTGAGTTGCTCTATCGTGGTTACCCAATCGAAGATTTGGCTGCGAACTGTGACTTCTTAGAAGTTTGCTACCTTCTCATCAATGGTGAATTGCCAAATGCAACCGAGAAAAAAGCATTTGATGAGATGGTCATGCACCACACTATGGTGCATGACCAAATGCAATTTTTCTTGCGTGGCTTCCGCCGTGATGCGCACCCAATGGCGGTGTTGACTGGTCTGGTTGGTGGTATGGCCGCTTTCTATCATGATGAGATTGATTACAGCGATCCTCGTGCGCGTGAAGTTGCGCAAATTCGCTTAATTGCAAAAATGCCTACTTTGGTAGCGATGGCTTATAAATATTCTGTAGGACAACCATTTATCTACCCAGATAACTCTTTGTCATACACCGCAAACTTTATGCGCATGATGTTTGCAACACCATGTGAAGAATACAAAGTCAATCCAGTATTGGTACGCGCTTTGGATCGCATCTTCATTTTGCATGCTGACCATGAGCAAAACGCCTCTACATCCACAGTTCGTTTGTGTGGATCTTCAGGCACAAATCCATTTGCAGCGATTTCTGCTGGTATCGCTTGCCTCTGGGGTCCGGCCCACGGTGGCGCAAACGAAGCCTGCTTGCAGATGTTGAATGAGATTCAGGCCCAGGGCGGCGTAGACAAGATTCATGAATTCATTGCCCAAGTAAAAGACAAGAACTCAAGCGTTCGCTTGATGGGCTTTGGTCACCGTGTATATAAGAACTTTGACCCACGCGCGAAATTGATGCGTGAAACTTGCTATGAAGTATTGAATGAGCTTGGCTTGCAAGATGATCCATTGTTTAAATTGGCGATGACTCTTGAGAAGATTGCTTTGGAAGACGATTACTTTGTAAGTCGTAAGCTCTATCCAAACGTTGACTTCTACTCTGGTATCGTTCAGCGCGCCCTTGGCATCCCAACAGAAATGTTCACATGTATTTTTGCCTTGGCAAGAACAGTGGGTTGGATTGCACAGTGGGAAGAAATGATTACTGATCCTGAGTACAAAATTGGACGTCCACGCCAGTTGTACGTTGGTGAAACTTCACGCAAGGTTCCTAACATCACTGTTCGTAAATAA